From Campylobacter lari, the proteins below share one genomic window:
- a CDS encoding dynamin family protein gives MSLKETNNPSPQEKGALKTLLKQIWQNHSVYLDTNTLFDESLIDAQKAAILLSTNLDNYERFSALNEFKNLMKSLNLRLDLYGIQYAQVCFINALNLGILDKNELLKALEKLQKITNNTLICAFVSRQKVIQKDYKQEVKNSHQTLDLINQNLQELCEDEKAQKLLQEALVKFSNIDFSIAVTGVVNAGKSSMLNALLKKDFLGVSNVPETANLSVLKYGKDQKAKIYFWSDEEWQDILKSSKDNQDMQELIKQLEQNFNLNEYLEKENKNIEIKIEELKNYTSAKNKISALIKKIELFSSLDFLKDNVCIVDTPGLDDVIIQRELLTKAYISKADFLIHLMNASQSLSQKDCDFIIECLLTSRVSKLLIVLTKADLLSQKDLQEVISYTKNRLKENLAQKQLSQELLNNLDFVCISSKLANDFYQKKGGNLEQSNILTLEELIAKSLYDKNKIALSAYKKELLLHLEKIEEKIKFSNKMLNYESFELDKQNQTIINDFKAKKEKLMQVKAELSAIFNTKDENTQEILTLLHLLAKKLKEKLIDELKYNQNNKIKNNTQRLNIIIDTTLKDGIFDLLRELKQQSEYKVNELKTTLSVKYDFLKAILEQNCDDFKSKVETKIESIFTNDLFMALKAGLLKNLESTQDIYKLESSLENQILEKLQTFNIEKIALDLKNNQEFFTNLELSLNLYEKEQEEQIKDLKDLILQIEQNEQNSKEFLEKNNTKLQSLKTLKTELLNAK, from the coding sequence TTGTCGCTCAAAGAAACAAATAATCCTAGCCCCCAAGAAAAGGGGGCACTTAAAACCTTACTAAAACAAATTTGGCAAAATCATAGTGTTTATCTTGATACAAATACACTTTTTGATGAAAGTTTAATTGATGCTCAAAAAGCAGCAATTCTTTTAAGTACTAATCTTGATAATTATGAAAGATTTAGCGCTTTAAATGAATTTAAAAATTTGATGAAAAGTTTAAATTTACGCTTAGATCTTTATGGTATACAGTATGCACAGGTTTGTTTTATTAATGCTTTAAATTTGGGAATTTTAGACAAAAACGAGCTTTTAAAAGCTTTGGAAAAACTTCAAAAAATCACCAATAATACTTTAATATGTGCTTTTGTATCTAGGCAAAAAGTTATTCAAAAAGATTACAAGCAAGAAGTTAAAAACTCACATCAAACACTAGATCTCATTAATCAAAACTTACAAGAGCTTTGCGAGGATGAAAAAGCTCAAAAACTCTTACAAGAAGCTTTGGTTAAATTTAGTAATATTGATTTTTCTATCGCGGTAACGGGTGTGGTAAATGCAGGTAAATCAAGCATGCTAAATGCGCTTTTAAAAAAAGATTTTTTAGGTGTATCTAATGTGCCTGAAACTGCAAATTTGAGTGTTTTAAAATACGGCAAAGATCAAAAAGCTAAGATATATTTTTGGAGTGATGAAGAATGGCAAGATATTTTAAAAAGCTCTAAAGATAATCAAGACATGCAAGAACTTATAAAACAATTAGAGCAAAATTTTAATCTAAATGAATATCTTGAAAAAGAAAATAAAAATATAGAAATAAAAATTGAAGAATTAAAAAATTACACTAGTGCAAAAAACAAAATCTCAGCACTTATTAAAAAAATAGAACTTTTTTCATCGCTTGATTTTTTAAAAGATAATGTTTGTATAGTTGATACTCCAGGACTTGATGATGTTATTATCCAAAGAGAACTTTTAACAAAAGCGTATATAAGCAAGGCTGACTTTTTAATCCACCTTATGAATGCTTCTCAAAGTCTTAGTCAAAAAGATTGTGATTTTATTATAGAATGTTTGTTAACTTCAAGGGTAAGTAAGCTTTTAATTGTGCTTACTAAGGCTGACTTGCTTAGTCAAAAAGACTTGCAAGAAGTAATTAGCTATACTAAAAATAGACTCAAAGAAAATTTAGCACAAAAGCAGCTTAGCCAAGAATTATTAAATAATTTAGATTTTGTGTGTATTTCTTCAAAATTAGCTAATGATTTTTATCAAAAAAAAGGTGGGAATTTAGAACAAAGTAATATTTTAACACTAGAAGAACTTATAGCTAAAAGCTTATATGATAAAAACAAAATTGCTCTAAGTGCTTATAAAAAAGAATTATTATTACATTTAGAAAAAATAGAAGAAAAAATTAAATTTTCTAATAAAATGCTAAATTATGAAAGCTTTGAGCTTGATAAGCAAAATCAAACTATTATCAACGATTTTAAAGCAAAAAAAGAAAAATTAATGCAAGTAAAAGCAGAACTAAGTGCTATTTTTAACACAAAAGATGAAAATACTCAAGAAATTTTAACACTTTTGCATTTACTAGCTAAAAAATTAAAAGAAAAACTTATAGATGAGTTAAAATATAATCAAAATAATAAAATCAAAAACAACACTCAAAGACTAAATATTATCATTGATACGACTTTAAAAGATGGAATTTTTGATCTTTTAAGAGAGTTAAAACAGCAAAGTGAGTATAAGGTTAATGAGCTTAAAACCACACTAAGTGTGAAATATGATTTTTTAAAAGCTATTTTAGAGCAAAATTGTGATGATTTTAAAAGTAAGGTTGAAACAAAAATAGAAAGCATTTTTACCAATGATCTTTTTATGGCATTAAAAGCAGGACTTTTAAAAAATTTAGAATCCACGCAAGATATTTATAAACTAGAAAGCTCTTTAGAAAATCAAATTTTAGAAAAATTACAAACATTTAATATAGAAAAAATCGCACTAGATTTAAAAAATAATCAAGAATTTTTTACTAATTTAGAGCTTAGTTTGAATTTATATGAAAAAGAGCAAGAAGAGCAAATCAAAGACTTAAAAGACTTGATTTTGCAAATAGAACAAAACGAGCAAAACTCCAAAGAGTTTTTAGAAAAAAACAATACAAAATTACAAAGTTTAAAGACTTTAAAAACGGAGCTTTTAAATGCAAAATGA
- a CDS encoding fumarate reductase iron-sulfur subunit, translating into MSRKLTIRAFKYNPLSKISKPHFVTYELEETPFMTIFVCLTQIREKMDADLSFDFVCRAGICGSCAMMINGKPKLACKTLTKDYPDGVIELMPLPAFRHIKDLSVNTGEWFDGMCKRVESWVHNEKETDISKLEERIEPEVADETFELDRCIECGICVASCATKLMRPDFIAATGLLRTARYLQDPHDHRTIEDFYELVGDDDGVFGCMSLLACEDNCPKELPLQSKIAYMRRQLVAQRNK; encoded by the coding sequence ATGAGTAGAAAATTAACAATAAGAGCATTTAAATATAATCCATTAAGTAAAATTTCTAAGCCTCATTTTGTTACTTATGAGCTTGAAGAAACTCCATTTATGACGATTTTTGTGTGCTTAACTCAAATCAGAGAAAAAATGGATGCGGATTTGAGTTTTGACTTTGTATGTAGAGCAGGGATTTGTGGAAGCTGTGCTATGATGATCAATGGTAAGCCAAAACTTGCTTGTAAAACATTGACAAAAGACTATCCAGATGGCGTTATAGAGCTTATGCCTTTGCCTGCATTTAGACATATTAAAGATTTGAGTGTTAATACAGGTGAGTGGTTTGATGGTATGTGTAAGCGCGTTGAAAGCTGGGTGCATAATGAAAAAGAAACAGATATTTCTAAACTTGAAGAGCGTATTGAGCCAGAAGTTGCTGATGAGACTTTTGAACTTGATCGTTGTATAGAGTGTGGAATTTGTGTTGCTTCTTGTGCGACTAAGTTGATGAGACCTGACTTTATCGCAGCTACTGGGCTTTTAAGAACAGCTAGATATTTACAAGATCCACATGATCACAGAACTATAGAGGATTTTTATGAATTAGTGGGCGATGATGATGGTGTATTTGGATGTATGTCTTTACTTGCATGTGAAGATAATTGTCCAAAAGAACTACCTTTACAAAGTAAAATTGCTTATATGAGAAGACAGCTTGTCGCTCAAAGAAACAAATAA
- a CDS encoding fumarate reductase flavoprotein subunit produces MNIQYSDALVIGGGLAGLRAAIEVAKSGQSVTLLSICPVKRSHSAAVQGGMQASLGNSVKGEGDNEDVHFADTVKGSDWGCDQEVARMFAQTAPKAVRELAAWGVPWTRVTKGPRTVVINAQKTTIEEKEEAHGLINARDFGGTKKWRTCYIADATGHCMLYGVANEAIKHQVKIIDRMEAVRLIHDGKKCLGAIARDLTNGELIAYVARGTMIATGGYGRIYKQTTNAVICEGTGAAIALETGLCRLSNMEAVQFHPTPIVPSGILLTEGCRGDGGILRDVDGYRFMPDYEPEKKELASRDVVSRRMMEHIRKGKGVKSPYGDHLWLDISILGRAHVEKNLRDVQDICKTFNGIDPADEGPKGWAPVLPMQHYSMGGIRTKPTGESQWLNGLFACGEAACWDMHGFNRLGGNSCSETVVAGMIVGDYFAQYCKENGSEIDTNIVKSFLSKEYDYLKSLVSKEGKHDVFEIKNRMKDIMWEKVAIFRTGQGLEEAVKELEELYQKSLDLKVHDKELKCANPELEEAYRVPRMLKIALCVAYGALLRTESRGAHYREDYPKRDDLNWMKRTNTYWVEGESMPRVEYEDLDIMKMEIPPAFRGYGAKGNIIENPLSEKRQAEVDAIREKMEAEGKGRYEIQHALMPYELQAKFKAPNQRIGVDYE; encoded by the coding sequence ATGAACATACAATATAGTGATGCTTTAGTTATTGGTGGTGGTCTTGCAGGTTTAAGAGCTGCTATTGAAGTTGCAAAAAGTGGTCAGAGTGTAACTTTATTAAGTATTTGTCCAGTTAAAAGATCTCACTCAGCTGCTGTACAAGGTGGTATGCAAGCAAGTTTAGGAAATAGTGTAAAAGGCGAAGGTGATAATGAAGATGTGCATTTTGCTGACACAGTAAAAGGATCTGATTGGGGCTGTGATCAAGAAGTAGCTAGAATGTTTGCGCAAACTGCTCCAAAAGCGGTTCGTGAGCTTGCTGCTTGGGGTGTGCCTTGGACTAGAGTTACAAAAGGACCTAGAACTGTTGTTATAAACGCTCAAAAAACTACTATCGAAGAAAAAGAAGAAGCGCATGGTCTTATAAATGCAAGAGACTTTGGTGGTACTAAAAAATGGAGAACATGTTATATAGCTGATGCAACAGGGCATTGTATGTTATATGGTGTGGCAAATGAAGCGATTAAACATCAAGTGAAAATCATTGATAGAATGGAAGCAGTAAGATTAATTCATGATGGTAAAAAATGTTTAGGAGCTATTGCTAGAGATTTAACTAATGGAGAATTAATTGCTTATGTTGCTAGAGGAACTATGATTGCAACAGGTGGTTATGGTAGAATTTATAAACAAACTACAAATGCTGTTATTTGTGAAGGTACGGGAGCTGCTATTGCACTTGAAACTGGACTTTGCAGACTTTCAAATATGGAAGCAGTGCAATTTCATCCAACTCCAATCGTGCCAAGTGGTATCTTACTAACTGAAGGTTGTAGAGGTGATGGTGGTATCTTAAGAGATGTTGATGGTTACCGCTTCATGCCTGATTATGAACCTGAGAAAAAAGAACTTGCAAGTAGGGATGTTGTAAGTCGTAGAATGATGGAGCATATTAGAAAAGGAAAAGGAGTAAAAAGCCCTTATGGAGATCATTTATGGCTTGATATTTCTATCCTTGGTCGTGCTCATGTTGAAAAAAATCTTCGTGATGTTCAAGATATTTGTAAAACATTTAATGGTATTGATCCTGCTGATGAGGGTCCAAAAGGCTGGGCGCCAGTTTTACCTATGCAACATTACTCAATGGGTGGTATTAGAACAAAACCAACCGGTGAAAGTCAATGGCTAAATGGTCTTTTTGCATGTGGTGAGGCAGCTTGTTGGGACATGCACGGATTTAACCGCTTGGGTGGAAATTCATGTTCAGAAACTGTTGTTGCAGGTATGATCGTAGGGGATTATTTTGCACAATATTGTAAAGAAAATGGTTCAGAAATTGATACAAACATCGTTAAATCTTTCCTTTCTAAAGAGTATGATTACTTAAAATCTCTTGTAAGTAAAGAAGGAAAGCATGATGTCTTTGAAATCAAAAACAGAATGAAAGACATTATGTGGGAAAAAGTAGCTATCTTTAGAACAGGTCAAGGTCTTGAAGAAGCGGTTAAAGAGCTTGAAGAATTGTATCAAAAATCACTTGATTTAAAAGTACATGATAAAGAATTAAAATGTGCAAATCCAGAACTTGAAGAAGCTTACAGGGTTCCAAGAATGCTAAAAATTGCTTTATGTGTTGCTTATGGTGCACTTTTAAGAACAGAAAGCCGTGGGGCTCATTATAGAGAAGATTATCCAAAAAGAGATGACTTAAATTGGATGAAAAGAACAAATACTTACTGGGTAGAAGGTGAAAGTATGCCTAGAGTTGAGTATGAAGATCTTGACATTATGAAAATGGAAATCCCACCTGCATTTAGAGGTTATGGTGCTAAAGGAAATATCATTGAAAACCCATTAAGTGAAAAACGCCAAGCTGAAGTTGATGCGATCCGTGAAAAAATGGAAGCAGAAGGCAAAGGTAGATATGAAATTCAACATGCTTTAATGCCTTATGAATTGCAAGCTAAATTTAAAGCGCCAAATCAAAGAATAGGAGTTGATTATGAGTAG
- a CDS encoding fumarate reductase cytochrome b subunit produces MSQLIEGFLGKSVDGKKSKMPAKLDYIQSATGLILGLFMWAHMFFVSTILVSDDFFDSVVHFLELKFIIDSPMMSYITSFLAACVLVIFFVHAGLAMRKFPINFRQYQLCRTHLKYMNHGDSSLWWVQAATGFVMFFLGSAHLIFVITNADKISADMSGDRVVSHFMWLFYIALLICVELHGSIGLYRLCVKWGWFEGKDAKESRKKLKKAKWFISIFFLVLGVLSLAAFAKIGLNNYQNNSVAQIVKTYDGAKYEHTI; encoded by the coding sequence ATGAGCCAACTCATTGAAGGTTTTTTAGGCAAGAGTGTTGATGGCAAAAAAAGCAAAATGCCAGCAAAACTTGACTATATTCAAAGTGCAACAGGCTTGATTTTAGGCTTGTTTATGTGGGCACATATGTTTTTCGTTTCTACCATTTTGGTTAGTGATGATTTTTTTGATTCGGTAGTTCACTTTTTGGAACTAAAATTTATCATTGATAGCCCTATGATGAGCTACATCACTTCTTTTTTAGCCGCCTGTGTTTTAGTGATTTTCTTTGTGCATGCAGGTCTTGCAATGAGAAAATTTCCTATCAATTTTAGACAATATCAACTTTGTAGAACACACTTAAAATATATGAATCATGGTGATTCTTCTTTATGGTGGGTTCAAGCTGCAACTGGTTTTGTAATGTTTTTCCTAGGTTCAGCGCATTTGATTTTTGTTATAACTAATGCAGATAAAATCAGTGCTGATATGTCAGGCGATAGAGTGGTAAGTCATTTTATGTGGTTATTTTATATTGCCTTATTAATCTGTGTTGAGTTGCATGGAAGTATTGGTTTATATAGATTATGTGTAAAATGGGGTTGGTTTGAAGGTAAAGATGCAAAAGAAAGTCGTAAAAAACTTAAAAAAGCAAAATGGTTTATTAGTATTTTCTTCTTAGTTTTAGGTGTATTAAGCTTAGCTGCTTTTGCAAAAATAGGTCTTAATAATTACCAAAACAACTCTGTAGCACAAATAGTAAAAACTTATGATGGAGCTAAATATGAACATACAATATAG
- the lgt gene encoding prolipoprotein diacylglyceryl transferase, which translates to MEFWQNIYANFDVVAFEIFGLKVHWYGIMYVLALLVALMVAKYYAIKDNMGISKAMLDSYFIWVEIGVILGARLGYILIYDANTLWYLTHPWQIFNPFYNGEFVGIRGMSYHGAVIGFLIATYAFCKKNKQNLWKYLDLVAISVPCGYIFGRIGNFLNQELFGRATDVPWGIYVDGVLRHPSQLYEAFLEGFIVFIILLLIKKYKKYNGELIAYYTIFYALARFVCEFYREPDFGIGFVAFGMSMGQILSIIMFLLGLILSFYLRNIKKNL; encoded by the coding sequence ATGGAATTTTGGCAAAATATTTATGCAAATTTTGATGTAGTGGCTTTTGAAATTTTTGGTTTAAAAGTGCATTGGTATGGTATTATGTATGTATTAGCCTTACTTGTTGCTTTAATGGTTGCAAAATACTATGCTATTAAAGACAATATGGGAATTTCAAAAGCTATGCTTGATAGTTATTTTATATGGGTGGAAATTGGTGTAATTTTAGGTGCAAGATTGGGTTATATTTTAATTTATGATGCAAATACTTTATGGTATCTTACGCATCCTTGGCAAATTTTTAATCCTTTTTATAATGGAGAATTTGTAGGAATTAGAGGTATGAGTTACCATGGTGCTGTTATAGGATTTTTAATAGCAACTTATGCTTTTTGTAAAAAAAATAAACAAAATTTATGGAAATATTTAGATTTGGTTGCTATTAGTGTGCCATGTGGTTATATTTTTGGGCGTATTGGAAATTTTTTAAATCAAGAGCTATTTGGTAGAGCTACGGATGTACCTTGGGGTATTTATGTAGATGGGGTATTGCGTCATCCTTCGCAACTTTATGAAGCATTTTTAGAAGGTTTTATAGTTTTTATTATTTTATTATTGATAAAAAAATATAAAAAATACAATGGAGAGCTTATTGCTTATTATACAATTTTTTATGCTTTAGCGCGTTTTGTTTGTGAGTTTTATAGAGAGCCTGACTTTGGTATAGGCTTTGTTGCTTTTGGTATGAGTATGGGCCAAATTTTAAGTATTATAATGTTTTTATTAGGACTAATTTTATCTTTTTATTTAAGAAATATTAAAAAAAATTTATAA
- a CDS encoding membrane lipoprotein lipid attachment site-containing protein, which translates to MKKILLFFSIILFLSACTGNQKTYYISMPSFKSSFEKHNNTKENSPKVKINEIEIIKNTFYSSYFEQSTLNQRINKSLELLKKQLFKDSKALLESKGYTIDNENPDYAFNITISANLYEDKVTRNSSLGGDSVESSFMIILEAQSHLNNLHQEDTFQSTTSSAKLNDPIILNYPIKGQASIESFRQVYSAVPTQVNESLAASALEIDKVFIAFYKEITSSLKTNIKEIKEESKAQENLEAQDIKQDSKKEEKISPYQNNEVIIFE; encoded by the coding sequence ATGAAAAAAATATTATTATTTTTTAGCATAATTTTATTTTTAAGTGCTTGCACTGGTAATCAAAAAACTTATTATATTTCTATGCCAAGTTTTAAAAGTTCTTTTGAAAAACATAACAATACAAAAGAAAATAGCCCAAAAGTTAAAATCAATGAAATAGAAATTATTAAAAATACTTTTTATAGTTCTTATTTTGAACAATCTACCCTAAATCAAAGAATCAATAAAAGCCTAGAATTACTAAAAAAACAGCTATTTAAAGATAGTAAAGCACTATTAGAAAGTAAAGGATATACTATAGATAATGAAAATCCTGATTATGCTTTTAATATTACCATCAGTGCTAACTTATATGAGGATAAAGTTACAAGAAATTCAAGTCTTGGAGGCGATAGTGTAGAATCTTCTTTTATGATTATTTTAGAAGCTCAAAGTCATTTAAATAATTTGCATCAAGAAGATACCTTCCAAAGCACAACAAGCTCTGCAAAATTAAATGATCCTATTATTTTAAACTATCCTATAAAAGGTCAAGCAAGTATAGAAAGTTTTAGACAAGTTTATAGTGCTGTCCCAACCCAAGTAAATGAAAGTCTTGCAGCTAGTGCTTTGGAAATTGATAAAGTTTTTATTGCTTTTTACAAAGAAATCACTTCTAGTTTAAAAACCAATATAAAAGAAATCAAGGAAGAATCAAAAGCACAAGAAAATTTAGAAGCTCAAGATATAAAACAAGATAGTAAAAAGGAAGAAAAAATCTCTCCTTATCAAAATAATGAAGTAATTATTTTTGAATAG